From one Cucurbita pepo subsp. pepo cultivar mu-cu-16 chromosome LG17, ASM280686v2, whole genome shotgun sequence genomic stretch:
- the LOC111778392 gene encoding transcription factor bHLH92-like isoform X2: protein MDDGFPVEFWHTDLYWLDAPIPVSDPAPGQISAFVPYLPQPAIGSRQKNNPITATTITATYSENVHKRVIEYWRKRWQEKKKPAEMGDLERERSHRHMLNERMRREKHRQSYSELHSMLPIKNDKNSIVQMAARTIEELKASEGMLKKRNIELEMALSAKKRKQEKGTTPIRVAVANPSSGINSMLGVLNLLKTVGVNAKAIHATFLDSQFSTHIAIDSHVRSPDSFKFVSNR, encoded by the exons ATGGATGATGGTTTTCCTGTGGAATTCTGGCATACTGATCTCTATTGGCTCGACGCTCCAATTCCCGTCTCCGACCCCGCTCCGGGACAGATAAGTGCTTTCGTACCATATCTGCCCCAACCCGCCATCGGATCGAGGCAAAAGAACAATCCTATCACCGCCACCACCATCACCGCCACCTATTCGGAGAACGTCCACAAGAGGGTGATCGAGTACTGGAGAAAGCGGTggcaagaaaaaaagaaaccagcTGAAATGGGAgatctagagagagaaagaagtcATAGGCACATGCTGAACGAGAGgatgaggagagagaaacataGACAGAGCTACTCTGAACTCCATTCTATGCTCCCAATTAAA aaCGACAAGAATTCGATTGTTCAAATGGCGGCGAGGACGATAGAGGAGCTGAAAGCCTCAGAGGGAATGCTAAAGAAGAGAAATATAGAGCTGGAAATGGCGTTATCAGcaaagaagagaaagcaaGAGAAGGGGACAACACCAATTAGGGTTGCAGTGGCTAACCCTTCATCTGGGATTAACTCTATGCTGGGTGTTCTTAATCTTCTCAAAACTGTTGGAGTGAATGCCAAAGCTATTCATGCCACTTTCTTGGACTCTCAGTTTTCGACGCACATCGCCATTGATTCTCACGTAAGATCACCCGactcttttaaatttgtgtcaAATAGGTAA
- the LOC111778392 gene encoding transcription factor bHLH92-like isoform X1, translated as MDDGFPVEFWHTDLYWLDAPIPVSDPAPGQISAFVPYLPQPAIGSRQKNNPITATTITATYSENVHKRVIEYWRKRWQEKKKPAEMGDLERERSHRHMLNERMRREKHRQSYSELHSMLPIKVKNDKNSIVQMAARTIEELKASEGMLKKRNIELEMALSAKKRKQEKGTTPIRVAVANPSSGINSMLGVLNLLKTVGVNAKAIHATFLDSQFSTHIAIDSHVRSPDSFKFVSNR; from the exons ATGGATGATGGTTTTCCTGTGGAATTCTGGCATACTGATCTCTATTGGCTCGACGCTCCAATTCCCGTCTCCGACCCCGCTCCGGGACAGATAAGTGCTTTCGTACCATATCTGCCCCAACCCGCCATCGGATCGAGGCAAAAGAACAATCCTATCACCGCCACCACCATCACCGCCACCTATTCGGAGAACGTCCACAAGAGGGTGATCGAGTACTGGAGAAAGCGGTggcaagaaaaaaagaaaccagcTGAAATGGGAgatctagagagagaaagaagtcATAGGCACATGCTGAACGAGAGgatgaggagagagaaacataGACAGAGCTACTCTGAACTCCATTCTATGCTCCCAATTAAAGTTAAG aaCGACAAGAATTCGATTGTTCAAATGGCGGCGAGGACGATAGAGGAGCTGAAAGCCTCAGAGGGAATGCTAAAGAAGAGAAATATAGAGCTGGAAATGGCGTTATCAGcaaagaagagaaagcaaGAGAAGGGGACAACACCAATTAGGGTTGCAGTGGCTAACCCTTCATCTGGGATTAACTCTATGCTGGGTGTTCTTAATCTTCTCAAAACTGTTGGAGTGAATGCCAAAGCTATTCATGCCACTTTCTTGGACTCTCAGTTTTCGACGCACATCGCCATTGATTCTCACGTAAGATCACCCGactcttttaaatttgtgtcaAATAGGTAA